One genomic window of Nicotiana sylvestris chromosome 10, ASM39365v2, whole genome shotgun sequence includes the following:
- the LOC138880094 gene encoding putative late blight resistance protein homolog R1C-3, with protein sequence MSSNEYLSSKNRLFESLQQLDNGFYFPIASIGLVKFFKREFKFLDIFISLHSFTDEPDILDLIQKVEALFQDSLLHISKIYRPYNFDYYASEVEKKIWLTEMATRAKYSFPKISLVPIPAKFVTEFIDTVVENLCNLVKVDDPRYSLLYVPEMKERIEDVLKELKLLKTFICFVSERSIEIQSQPHMRIKPIQPCIRKIYVDVLQDLKAEIQSGCYANIQNEYSAEIEVNFVETILHNLVELSTHSCIGKKLSLNIEDDMS encoded by the exons ATGTCTTCCAACGAATATCTGTCTTCAAAGAATCGTCTTTTCGAAAGCCTACAACAGCTTGACAATGGTTTCTACTTCCCTATAGCTTCCATAGGTTTAGTCAAGTTCTTTAAACGAGAATTCAAATTCCTGGATATTTTTATCAGCTTGCATAGCTTCACAGATGAACCCGACATCCTAGATCTCATTCAGAAAGTTGAAGCTTTGTTTCAAGATTCTCTACTTCACATTTCTAAAATCTACCGACCCTACAACTTTGATTACTATGCCTCTGAGGTAGAAAAAAAGATTTGGTTGACTGAAATGGCAACTAGAGCCAAATACTCCTTTCCTAAAATATCATTAGTACCAATTCCAGCCAAATTTGTAACAGAATTCATTGATACTGTCGTGGAGAATCTTTGCAATCTAGTGAAGGTTGATGATCCCCGTTACTCGCTTCTTTATGTTCCGGAAATGAAGGAACGTATAGAAGATGTTCTAAAGGAATTGAAATTGCTGAAAACTTTCATCTGCTTTGTTTCAGAGAGGTCCATAGAGATTCAGAGCCAACCTCAT ATGAGGATCAAGCCCATTCAACCGTGCATTCGCAAGATCTATGTTGATGTCCTGCAAGATTTAAAGGCGGAAATACAATCAGGATGTTATGCCAATATCCAAAATGAGTATTCAGCTGAAATTGAAGTCAACTTTGTGGAGACTATCCTACACAATTTGGTGGAGCTATCTACTCATAgttgtattggaaaaaaactgagtctgaatattgaagatgacatgtcatga